In Streptomyces sp. SID8374, one genomic interval encodes:
- a CDS encoding endonuclease/exonuclease/phosphatase family protein yields the protein MVLTPLPDSRTEPDGSAVIRVLSYNVRSLHDDTEALARVIRACAPDLVLVQEAPRFFRWRKAAARLARSSGLVVLGGGATAAGPLLLCSLRAAVESTEDVLLPLTPGLHRRGFATAVVRIGGVRLGVLSCHLSLQRDERLAQAGLLLEQLASMGVQHAVAGGDLNDVPTGKAFQHLAGHLQDCRAVAPWGGELTFTPDDPRKRIDAVFATPGIEVLGCGVPDGLPGVSGEDLRAATDHLPVLAALGVPAG from the coding sequence ATGGTCCTGACGCCCCTGCCCGACTCCCGTACAGAGCCGGACGGTTCAGCCGTGATCCGGGTGCTGAGCTACAACGTCCGCTCCCTGCACGACGACACCGAGGCCCTGGCCCGGGTCATCCGCGCCTGCGCCCCCGACCTCGTCCTCGTCCAGGAGGCGCCGCGCTTCTTCCGCTGGCGCAAGGCGGCCGCCAGGCTGGCCAGGAGCAGCGGACTCGTGGTCCTCGGCGGAGGTGCCACCGCCGCCGGACCGCTGCTGCTCTGTTCGCTGCGGGCGGCCGTCGAGAGCACCGAGGACGTCCTGCTGCCGCTCACCCCGGGCCTGCACCGCAGGGGCTTCGCCACCGCCGTCGTACGGATCGGCGGGGTCCGGCTCGGTGTGCTGAGCTGCCATCTGAGCCTCCAGCGCGACGAACGCCTCGCCCAGGCCGGCCTGCTCCTTGAGCAACTGGCCTCCATGGGCGTCCAGCACGCCGTGGCGGGCGGCGACCTCAACGACGTACCCACCGGGAAGGCCTTCCAGCACCTGGCCGGTCACCTCCAGGACTGCCGGGCCGTCGCCCCCTGGGGCGGCGAGCTCACCTTCACCCCCGACGACCCCCGTAAACGCATCGACGCGGTCTTCGCGACGCCGGGCATCGAGGTGCTGGGCTGCGGGGTCCCGGACGGGCTTCCCGGGGTGAGCGGGGAAGACCTGAGGGCGGCCACGGACCATCTGCCGGTCCTGGCCGCCCTCGGAGTCCCCGCCGGGTGA
- a CDS encoding ROK family glucokinase, translated as MGLTIGVDIGGTKIAAGVVDEEGRILSTFKVATPPTAEGIVDAICAAVAGASEGHEVEAVGIGAAGYVDDKRATVLFAPNINWRHEPLKDKVEQRVGLPVVVENDANAAAWGEYRFGAGQGHDDVICITLGTGLGGGIIIGNKLRRGRFGVAAEFGHIRVVPDGLLCGCGSQGCWEQYASGRALVRYAKQRANATPENAAILLGLGDGTVDGIEGKHISEAARQGDPVAIDSFRELARWAGAGLADLASLFDPSAFIVGGGVSDEGELVLDPIRKSFRRWLIGGEWRPHAQVLAAQLGGKAGLVGAADLARQG; from the coding sequence ATGGGACTCACCATCGGCGTCGATATCGGCGGCACGAAGATCGCGGCTGGAGTGGTCGACGAAGAGGGCCGGATCCTCTCGACGTTCAAGGTGGCGACGCCCCCGACGGCCGAAGGCATCGTCGACGCGATCTGCGCGGCGGTGGCCGGGGCGAGCGAGGGCCACGAGGTGGAGGCCGTCGGCATCGGCGCCGCCGGTTACGTCGACGACAAGCGCGCCACCGTGCTGTTCGCGCCCAACATCAACTGGCGCCACGAACCGCTCAAGGACAAGGTCGAACAGCGCGTCGGCCTGCCCGTCGTCGTCGAGAACGACGCCAACGCGGCCGCCTGGGGCGAGTACCGCTTCGGCGCCGGCCAGGGCCACGACGACGTCATCTGCATCACGCTCGGCACCGGCCTCGGCGGCGGCATCATCATCGGCAACAAGCTGCGCCGCGGACGCTTCGGCGTGGCCGCCGAGTTCGGCCACATCCGGGTCGTCCCGGACGGTCTGCTCTGCGGCTGCGGCAGCCAGGGCTGCTGGGAGCAGTACGCCTCCGGCCGCGCGCTCGTGCGGTACGCCAAGCAGCGCGCCAACGCCACCCCCGAGAACGCCGCCATACTGCTGGGCCTCGGCGACGGCACGGTGGACGGCATCGAGGGCAAGCACATCAGCGAGGCCGCCCGCCAGGGCGACCCGGTGGCCATCGACTCGTTCCGTGAGCTGGCCCGCTGGGCCGGCGCCGGACTGGCCGACCTCGCCTCGCTGTTCGACCCGTCCGCGTTCATCGTCGGCGGCGGCGTCTCGGACGAGGGCGAGCTGGTCCTCGACCCGATCCGCAAGTCGTTCCGGCGCTGGCTGATCGGCGGCGAGTGGCGCCCGCACGCCCAGGTGCTCGCCGCCCAACTCGGCGGCAAGGCAGGGCTCGTGGGGGCGGCCGACCTGGCCCGCCAGGGCTAG
- a CDS encoding DUF5304 domain-containing protein, translating into MSEATDRPVDGDAWADACAEDLAAEKARRRAEYGPQPGSAAEELRKLVDAVADKVSSLQSPLLGVAAQGAVQQAIRQAKSVVEPVIERNPQVFDHLAAAGSELLAAYRSAVEGQESRWTRTAADRAEAAPTEKAADDPSDPRDEGRGEGPSGTERIDLD; encoded by the coding sequence ATGAGTGAAGCCACCGATCGTCCCGTCGACGGCGACGCGTGGGCCGACGCCTGCGCCGAGGACCTCGCGGCGGAGAAGGCCCGCCGCCGCGCCGAGTACGGACCGCAGCCCGGCTCAGCCGCCGAGGAGCTGCGCAAGCTCGTCGACGCGGTCGCCGACAAGGTCTCCTCGCTCCAGTCGCCGCTGCTCGGCGTCGCCGCCCAGGGCGCGGTCCAGCAGGCCATCCGCCAGGCGAAGTCCGTCGTGGAGCCGGTCATCGAGCGCAACCCGCAGGTCTTCGACCACCTCGCCGCCGCGGGCAGCGAGCTGCTGGCCGCCTACCGCTCGGCGGTGGAGGGCCAGGAGAGCCGCTGGACCCGCACGGCCGCCGACCGCGCCGAGGCCGCTCCCACGGAGAAGGCCGCCGACGACCCGTCCGACCCCCGTGACGAAGGCCGCGGCGAAGGCCCCTCCGGCACCGAACGCATCGACCTGGACTGA
- a CDS encoding ArsA family ATPase has protein sequence MRTVLVTGPGGAGRTTLAAASALTAAAHGRRTLLVSAEPIPGFPEGPEPTEVTDRLDHARIDSGAHFRAELTELQQRASGVLDLVGAGRLDGEELTELPGSPQLALLHTLHRAAAGDWSTGGYDTLVVDLPPLDQALALLALPEQLRRYLRRLLPAERQAARALRPVLAQLAGVPMPAQWLYEAAARKDAELAAVQALLEDSSTTLRLVAEPGPAAEDALRTARTGLALYGLRADLLVANRVLPRHSSDPWFADLAAGQEKCLGHWHEEWAPGVPVHEAAHLGRDPRSADDLAALAVPAPDERESGRADDPWWIEEEPGEEGRPSVLAWCLPLPGAAKEDLRLVRRGEELLLTVGPFHRIVRVASALRRCTVSGAALTDGVLRVRFTPDPALWPRTS, from the coding sequence ATGCGTACGGTCCTGGTCACCGGCCCCGGCGGCGCAGGCCGTACCACCCTCGCCGCGGCGAGTGCCCTGACCGCCGCCGCGCACGGCCGCCGCACCCTCCTGGTCTCCGCCGAGCCCATACCCGGCTTCCCCGAGGGCCCGGAACCCACCGAGGTCACCGACCGCCTCGATCACGCCCGGATCGACTCCGGCGCCCACTTCCGCGCCGAACTCACCGAACTCCAGCAGCGCGCGTCCGGCGTCCTGGACCTGGTCGGCGCCGGGCGCCTGGACGGCGAGGAGCTGACCGAACTCCCCGGCTCCCCGCAGCTCGCCCTCCTGCACACCCTGCACCGCGCCGCCGCCGGCGACTGGTCCACCGGCGGCTACGACACCCTCGTCGTCGACCTCCCGCCGCTTGACCAAGCCCTCGCCCTGCTGGCCCTGCCCGAGCAGCTCCGCCGCTATCTGCGCCGCCTGCTCCCCGCCGAACGCCAGGCCGCCCGCGCCCTGCGCCCCGTCCTCGCCCAGCTCGCCGGGGTCCCGATGCCCGCGCAGTGGCTGTACGAGGCCGCCGCCCGCAAGGATGCCGAGCTGGCCGCCGTACAAGCCCTGCTGGAAGACAGCTCCACCACCCTGCGCCTGGTCGCCGAGCCCGGGCCCGCCGCCGAGGACGCCCTGCGCACCGCCCGCACCGGCCTCGCCCTCTACGGGCTCCGCGCCGACCTGCTGGTGGCCAACCGGGTGCTGCCGCGCCACTCCTCCGACCCCTGGTTCGCCGATCTCGCCGCCGGGCAGGAGAAGTGCCTGGGCCACTGGCACGAGGAGTGGGCCCCTGGTGTCCCGGTCCACGAGGCCGCCCACCTCGGCCGCGACCCCCGGTCCGCCGACGACCTGGCCGCGCTCGCCGTCCCCGCGCCGGACGAGCGTGAGTCCGGCCGCGCCGACGACCCCTGGTGGATCGAGGAGGAGCCGGGCGAGGAGGGCCGCCCGTCCGTGCTGGCCTGGTGCCTGCCGCTGCCCGGCGCGGCCAAGGAGGACCTGCGCCTGGTCCGGCGGGGCGAGGAACTGCTCCTGACCGTGGGCCCGTTCCACCGGATCGTCCGGGTCGCCTCGGCCCTGCGCCGCTGCACCGTCTCCGGCGCGGCCCTGACCGACGGCGTCCTGCGGGTCCGCTTCACCCCGGACCCGGCGCTCTGGCCGCGCACTTCCTGA
- a CDS encoding SRPBCC family protein, whose protein sequence is MAEHTSSSITIEAAPADVMAVIADFARYPEWTGEVKEAEVLAVNDQGRAEQVRLVLDAGAIKDDHVLKYTWLGDKEVSWTLVKSQMLRSLDGTYALASMAGGVRTEVTYKLAVDVKIPLLGMIKRKAEKVIIDRALAGLKKRVESIPQG, encoded by the coding sequence ATGGCTGAACACACCAGCTCGAGCATCACGATCGAGGCGGCACCGGCCGACGTCATGGCGGTGATCGCCGACTTCGCCCGCTACCCGGAGTGGACCGGCGAGGTCAAGGAGGCCGAGGTGCTGGCCGTGAACGACCAGGGCCGCGCCGAGCAGGTCCGCCTCGTCCTGGACGCCGGAGCCATCAAGGACGACCACGTCCTGAAGTACACCTGGCTCGGCGACAAGGAAGTCAGCTGGACCCTCGTCAAGTCCCAGATGCTGCGCTCCCTGGACGGCACCTACGCCCTCGCGTCGATGGCCGGCGGGGTGCGCACCGAGGTCACCTACAAGCTCGCCGTCGACGTCAAGATCCCGCTCCTGGGCATGATCAAGCGCAAGGCCGAGAAGGTCATCATCGACCGCGCGCTGGCCGGCCTGAAGAAGCGCGTCGAATCCATCCCGCAGGGCTGA
- a CDS encoding metallophosphoesterase: MRGSEADGPTAGARRSTRIHVVSDVHGNTEALARAGDGADALICLGDLVLFLDYADHSRGIFPDLFGKENATRIVALRTARRYEEARAFGRELWAGRDRNTEIIGAVRKQYAELFAAFPTPTYATYGNVDVPRLWPEYAHPGTTVLDGERVEIGGRVFGFVGGGLKTPMNTPYEISDEEYAAKVEALGPVDVLCSHIPPEVPELTYDTVARRFERGSTALLEAIRTTRPRYALFGHVHQPLVRRMRIGDTECVNVGHFASTGTPWALTW; the protein is encoded by the coding sequence ATGCGAGGCAGCGAAGCGGACGGGCCGACGGCGGGCGCACGGCGCTCCACCCGGATCCACGTGGTCAGCGATGTGCACGGCAACACCGAGGCCCTGGCCCGTGCCGGGGACGGCGCCGACGCCCTCATCTGCCTCGGTGACCTGGTGCTCTTCCTCGACTACGCCGACCACTCGCGCGGCATCTTCCCCGATCTGTTCGGCAAGGAGAACGCCACCCGCATCGTCGCGCTGCGCACCGCCCGCCGCTACGAGGAGGCCCGCGCCTTCGGCCGTGAGCTGTGGGCGGGCCGCGACCGCAACACCGAGATCATCGGCGCGGTACGCAAGCAGTACGCCGAACTCTTCGCCGCCTTCCCCACCCCGACGTACGCCACCTACGGCAACGTCGACGTCCCCCGCCTGTGGCCCGAGTACGCCCACCCCGGCACCACCGTGCTGGACGGGGAGCGGGTCGAGATCGGCGGCCGGGTCTTCGGGTTCGTCGGCGGCGGCCTCAAGACCCCGATGAACACCCCGTACGAGATCAGCGACGAGGAGTACGCCGCCAAGGTCGAGGCGCTCGGCCCGGTCGACGTGCTCTGCTCGCACATCCCGCCCGAGGTCCCCGAGCTGACGTACGACACCGTCGCCCGCCGCTTCGAACGCGGCTCCACCGCCCTGCTGGAGGCCATCCGCACCACCCGCCCCCGGTACGCGCTTTTCGGCCATGTTCACCAGCCGTTGGTCCGCCGGATGCGCATAGGCGACACCGAGTGCGTCAACGTCGGCCACTTCGCCTCCACCGGGACGCCCTGGGCGCTGACCTGGTGA
- a CDS encoding AMP-dependent synthetase/ligase — translation MREFSLPALYEVPTDGNLTDLIRRNAAQHPEVAVMSRKVAGAWTDVSATQFLAEVRAAAKGLIASGVQPGDRVALMSRTRFEWVLLDFAIWSAGAVTVPVYETSSAEQVQWILGDSGAVAVLVESDAHAASVASVRDTLPELEHVWQIDAGAVEALGEAGAEVSDETMDMRMVSAKADDPATIVYTSGTTGRPKGCVLTHRSFFAECGNVVERLKPLFRTGECSVLLFLPAAHVFGRLVEVASVMAPIKLGCVPDIKNLTDELASFRPTLILGVPRVFEKVYNAARAKAQADGKGKIFDRAADTAIAYSRALSTPQGPSLGLKLKHKLFDKLVFGKLRAVLGGKGEFAISGGAPLGERLGHFYRGIGFTVLEGYGLTETCAATAFNPWDRQKIGTVGQPLPGSVVRIADDGEVLLHGEHLFTGYWKNESASAEALADGWFHTGDIGTLDEDGYLAITGRKKEIIVTAGGKNVAPAVIEDRIRAHALVAECMVVGDGRPFVGALVTLDEEFLSRWAEEHGKPTGSTALSLREDAELLAEVQRAVDDGNAAVSKAESVRKFRILPAQFTEEAGHITPSLKLKRNVVAKDFADEVESIYRA, via the coding sequence TTGCGCGAGTTCAGCCTTCCGGCCCTGTACGAGGTCCCGACGGACGGCAATCTGACGGATCTCATCCGCCGCAACGCCGCTCAGCATCCCGAAGTCGCGGTGATGAGCCGCAAGGTGGCCGGTGCCTGGACCGATGTCAGCGCCACCCAGTTCCTGGCCGAGGTGAGAGCCGCCGCCAAAGGTCTGATCGCCTCGGGCGTGCAGCCCGGCGACCGGGTCGCCCTGATGTCGCGCACCCGCTTCGAGTGGGTGCTGCTGGACTTCGCGATCTGGAGCGCGGGCGCGGTGACCGTGCCGGTGTACGAGACCAGCTCCGCCGAGCAGGTCCAGTGGATCCTGGGTGACTCCGGTGCGGTGGCGGTGCTCGTGGAGAGCGACGCGCACGCGGCCTCGGTGGCCTCGGTGCGGGACACGCTGCCGGAGCTGGAGCACGTGTGGCAGATCGACGCGGGCGCGGTCGAGGCGCTGGGCGAGGCGGGTGCCGAGGTCTCCGACGAGACCATGGACATGCGCATGGTCAGCGCCAAGGCGGACGACCCGGCGACCATCGTCTACACCTCCGGCACCACGGGCCGCCCCAAGGGCTGTGTGCTCACCCACCGCAGCTTCTTCGCGGAGTGCGGCAACGTGGTGGAGCGGCTGAAGCCGCTGTTCCGTACGGGCGAGTGCTCGGTGCTGCTGTTCCTGCCCGCCGCGCACGTCTTCGGCCGGCTGGTCGAGGTGGCCTCGGTGATGGCCCCGATCAAGCTCGGCTGCGTCCCCGACATCAAGAACCTCACCGACGAGCTGGCCTCGTTCCGGCCGACGCTGATCCTGGGTGTCCCCCGGGTCTTCGAGAAGGTCTACAACGCGGCCCGCGCCAAGGCGCAGGCGGACGGCAAGGGCAAGATCTTCGACCGGGCCGCCGACACGGCGATCGCCTACAGCCGGGCGCTGTCCACCCCGCAGGGCCCCTCGCTGGGGCTGAAGCTCAAGCACAAGCTCTTCGACAAGCTGGTCTTCGGCAAGCTGCGCGCGGTCCTGGGCGGCAAGGGCGAGTTCGCGATCTCCGGCGGTGCTCCGCTGGGCGAGCGGCTCGGCCACTTCTACCGGGGCATCGGCTTCACGGTCCTGGAGGGCTACGGCCTGACCGAGACCTGTGCGGCAACCGCGTTCAACCCGTGGGACCGGCAGAAGATCGGCACGGTCGGCCAGCCGCTGCCCGGCTCGGTGGTCCGGATCGCGGACGACGGTGAGGTGCTGCTCCACGGCGAGCACCTGTTCACCGGGTACTGGAAGAACGAGTCGGCCTCCGCCGAGGCGCTGGCCGACGGCTGGTTCCACACGGGCGACATCGGCACCCTCGACGAGGACGGCTACCTCGCGATCACCGGCCGCAAGAAGGAGATCATCGTCACGGCGGGCGGCAAGAACGTCGCCCCGGCGGTGATCGAGGACCGCATCCGCGCCCACGCCCTGGTCGCCGAGTGCATGGTGGTCGGCGACGGCCGCCCGTTCGTCGGCGCGCTGGTCACGTTGGACGAGGAGTTCCTGAGCCGCTGGGCCGAGGAGCACGGCAAGCCGACCGGTTCGACGGCCCTGTCGCTGCGCGAGGACGCGGAGCTGCTGGCCGAGGTGCAGCGGGCGGTGGACGACGGCAACGCGGCGGTCTCCAAGGCCGAGTCCGTACGCAAGTTCCGGATCCTGCCCGCCCAGTTCACCGAGGAGGCGGGCCACATCACACCGTCGCTGAAGCTGAAGCGGAACGTGGTGGCGAAGGACTTCGCGGACGAGGTGGAGTCGATCTACCGCGCCTGA